The following proteins are encoded in a genomic region of Odontesthes bonariensis isolate fOdoBon6 chromosome 19, fOdoBon6.hap1, whole genome shotgun sequence:
- the LOC142369470 gene encoding uncharacterized protein LOC142369470 translates to MGDPKRRAQERSRWHCCKDCGKVIKRSNLRYHQIIHTGEKPYSCGQCGAAFTTLFHLKRHQRIHTGEKPYTCGQCGAAFTELGHLKRHQRIHTGEKPYSCGQCGAAFTTLGSLKAHQRIHTGEKPYSCGQCGAAFTELGSLKRHQRIHTGEKPYSCGQCGAAFTTLSDLKTHQRIHTGEKPYSCGQCGAAFTTLGNLKTHQRSHTAEKPFICGQCGAAFTTSSHLKAHQRIHTGEKPFICGQCGAAFTTLSSVKRHQRIHTGVKPFICGQCGAAFTSLGNLKTHQRIHTGEKPFSCGQCGAAFTTLGSLKRHQRIHTGEKPYSCGQCGAAFTELGSLKRHQRIHTGEKPYSCGQCGAAFTTLSDLKTHQRIHTGEKPYSCGQCGAAFTTLNNLKTHQRIHTGEKPFSCGQFSLSWEVSVHNLVLLHQGLCVNPSLTPPLRQGARGDPTRKVTPDNKALRFLGELKALHHVTDSIRVVNDGITVYTESQQDSTSV, encoded by the exons ATGGGTGACCCT aaacgtaGAGCCCAAGAgagatccagatggcactgctgtaaggactgtgggaaagttatcaaacgatcaaatctgaggtatcatcagataattcatactggagagaagccatacagctgtggtcagtgtggggcagctttcactacattatttcatctaaagagacaccaacgcattcacacaggagagaagccatacacctgtggtcagtgtggggcagctttcactgaattaggtcacctaaagagacaccaacgtattcacacaggagagaagccatacagctgtggtcagtgtggggcagctttcactacattaggtagtctaaaggcacaccaacgtattcacactggagagaagccatacagctgtggtcagtgtggggcagctttcactgaattaggtagtctaaagagacaccaacgtatacacacaggagagaagccatacagctgtggtcagtgtggggcagctttcactacattatctgatctaaagacacaccaacgtattcacacaggagagaagccatacagctgtggtcagtgtggggcagctttcactacattaggtaatctaaagacacaccaacgttctcacactgcagagaaacctttcatctgtggtcagtgtggggcagctttcactacatcaTCTCATCTAAaggcacaccaacgtattcacacaggagagaaacctttcatctgtggccagtgtggggcagctttcactacattatctagtgtaaagagacaccaacgtattcacacaggagtgaaacctttcatctgtggtcagtgtggggcagctttcactagcttaggtaatctaaagacacaccaacgtattcacacaggagagaaacctttcagctgtggtcagtgtggggcagctttcactacattaggtagtctaaagagacaccaacgtattcacacaggagagaagccatacagctgtggtcagtgtggggcagctttcactgaattaggtagtctaaagagacaccaacgtatacacacaggagagaagccatacagctgtggtcagtgtggggcagctttcactacattatctgatctaaagacacaccaacgtattcacacaggagagaagccatacagctgtggtcagtgtggggcagctttcactacattaaataatctaaagacacaccaacgcattcacacaggagagaaacctttcagctgtggtcagt tttccctttcctgggaggtgagcgtTCACAATCTGGTGCTGCTCCATCAAGGTCTTTGTGTCAATCCAAGCCTGACCCCACCCCTGAGGCAAGGTGCCAGGGGAGACCCTACTAGGAAGGTAACCCCCGACAACAAAGCTCTCAGGTTCCTGGGAGAACTCAAAGCCCTCCATCACGTTACGGATTCTATTCGTGTTGTGAATGATGGCATCACGGTTTACACTGAGAGCCAACAGGACAGCACCTCTGTTTAG
- the LOC142369413 gene encoding uncharacterized protein LOC142369413 — protein MQLFNACPVCTRACDVKTQRLGTFLSVKQRCPHCTFRRQWNSQPILGSTPAGNLHLSAAVYLSGASFIQIEKVFKAMKLELFRYETFRRHARAFIEPAVIHHWKVTQDVNLQRLTREEKVILGGDMRADSPGHSAKYGSYTMMDLQTNTVVDIQLVQSNEVGGSCYMEKEGLTRSLALLESRDVKLDCIVTDRHPQVQKFLRERNITQYYDVWHFAKGISKKLEVLCKMKDCEKLNKWMKSINNHIYWTAANSTSGPERIAKWNAILNHVQDIHTHENPLYPKCEHAIRTTTDKKKWLQAATPAFYKLESLLTKKRTLKDVEKLSPHHQTSSLEAFHAVILRFAPKNVVFPFIGMLCR, from the exons ATGCAGTTGTTTAATGCATGTCCGGTCTGCACACGGGCATGTGATGTGAAGACTCAAAGGCTGGGGACATTCCtgtctgtgaagcagcggtGTCCCCACTGCACATTTAGAAGACAATGGAATAGCCAGCCTATCCTGGGTAGCACgccagctggaaacctgcaccTTTCTGCCGCTGTGTACCTGAGTGGTGCATCTTTCATACAAATAGAAAAG GTCTTCAAGGCAATGAAGCTGGAGTTGTTTCGGTATGAAACATTTCGCCGGCATGCCAGAGCCTTCAttgaacctgcagttattcaccaCTGGAAAGTCACACAGGATGTGAATCTGCAGCGGCTTACTCGGGAGGAAAAAGTCATACTCGGTGGTGACATGAGGGCTGATTCTCCAG GTCACTCTGCAAAATATGGGAGTTACACCATGATGGATCTCCAAACTAACACCGTTGTGGACATTCAGTTGGTCCAG AGCAACGAGGTTGGTGGTAGCTGCTATATGGAGAAAGAGGGCCTGACGAGGAGTCTGGCCTTGCTCGAGTCGCGTGACGTCAAACTGGATTGCATTGTCACCGATCGTCATCCTCAAGTTCAAAAGTTCCTCAGGGAGAGAAACATCACCCAGTACTACGATGTGTGGCACTTCGCAAAAG GAATTTCAAAGAAACTGGAAGTCCTATGTAAGATGAAAGACTGTGAGAAACTGAACAAGTGGATGAAAAGCATCAACAACCACATATACTGGACTGCAGCTAATTCAACCTCAGGGCCAGAGAGAATTGCCAAGTGGAACGCGATCCTCAACCATGTGCAAGATATCCACACGCATGAGAATCCTCTTTACCCCAAGTGTGAGCATGCAATCCGCACAACAACGGACAAAAAGAAATGGCTCCAAGCAG CAACTCCAGCTTTCTACAAGTTGGAGTCTCTGCtgacaaagaaaagaacgctGAAGGATGTGGAAAAACTGAGCCCCCACCACCAAACGTCATCTTTGGAGGCTTTCCATGCAGTCATCCTTCGTTTTGCTCCAAAAAATGTAGTGTTTCCCTTTATTGGAATGCTGTGCAGGTAA